Proteins encoded in a region of the Azospirillum thiophilum genome:
- a CDS encoding 3-hydroxyacyl-CoA dehydrogenase NAD-binding domain-containing protein, which yields MSGGRPGAVTSGGQVRLERDGAVAVIVIDNPPINAGSAGVRRGLLDAIAEVAADPGVTAAVLIGAGKTFIAGSDLREFGQPLEEPQLPAVIAAIEACPKPVVAALHGAALGGGFELALGCDARIAAPGTLVGLPEVTLGMIPGAGGTQRLPRLVGISTAIGMICEGRRVAAADALALGLVDALAEGEGAEALRAAAIAHAQALSGSKCRVADRPVPVEPAERIEAAAGAALRAGRNRPPVVEAIRAVRAAAGRPLNEALAEERAVFQRLRLETEAAARRHLFFAERESARIPGLEGVAPRRLERVGVIGAGTMGTGIAIAALDAGLPVILLERDAGALDTGMARLRDHYARRVDAGKMSAEAAGKRLAALDPATDMGALGTADLVIEAVFEDLPVKQDLFHRLDAVLAPGAVLASNTSYLDLDAIAAATGRPQDVVGLHFFSPANVMRLLEVVRGTKTAPEVLATGLALAKRLGKLPVVAGNAFGFIGNRIYAAYRRQCEFLIEEGALPAGIDAALERFGFAMGPFAVADLSGLDIAWRMRRQQAATQSLLACPAARYVEIPDRLCEAGRLGRKTGAGYYRYPPGARRGEPDPEVTALIEAASAAKGIVRRAISDDEIVIRVLLTMVNEAACLLSEGVSARASDIDLVLVNGYGFPPWEGGPLFWAGRRDPAWLGAELARLAELSGPGFRSCDTGVLATA from the coding sequence GTGAGCGGCGGCCGGCCCGGAGCCGTCACTTCCGGCGGACAGGTCCGGCTGGAACGGGACGGTGCGGTGGCGGTCATCGTCATTGACAACCCGCCGATCAACGCCGGCTCGGCCGGGGTGCGCCGCGGGCTGCTCGACGCCATCGCCGAGGTCGCAGCGGACCCTGGCGTCACGGCAGCGGTGTTGATCGGAGCCGGCAAGACCTTCATCGCCGGCTCCGACCTCCGGGAGTTTGGCCAGCCGCTGGAGGAACCGCAACTGCCGGCGGTGATCGCCGCCATCGAGGCCTGTCCGAAGCCGGTGGTCGCCGCCCTGCATGGGGCGGCGCTGGGCGGCGGGTTCGAACTGGCGCTGGGCTGCGACGCCCGCATCGCCGCTCCCGGCACGTTGGTGGGCCTGCCGGAAGTGACGCTGGGCATGATTCCCGGCGCCGGAGGCACCCAGCGCCTGCCGCGCCTGGTCGGCATCTCCACCGCCATCGGGATGATCTGCGAAGGCCGGCGGGTGGCCGCCGCCGACGCGCTGGCGCTCGGCCTGGTCGACGCCCTGGCGGAAGGAGAGGGGGCGGAGGCGTTGCGCGCCGCCGCCATCGCCCATGCGCAGGCGCTCTCGGGCAGCAAATGCCGGGTGGCCGACCGACCGGTCCCCGTCGAGCCGGCCGAGCGCATCGAGGCGGCTGCCGGGGCCGCCCTGCGCGCCGGCCGCAACCGCCCGCCGGTGGTGGAGGCGATCCGTGCCGTCCGTGCCGCCGCCGGGCGCCCGCTGAACGAGGCGCTGGCGGAGGAACGGGCTGTTTTCCAGCGCCTGCGCCTGGAAACGGAGGCGGCGGCCCGCCGCCACCTGTTCTTCGCCGAGCGGGAGTCGGCCCGCATTCCGGGGCTGGAGGGCGTGGCGCCCCGGCGGCTGGAGCGGGTCGGGGTGATCGGTGCCGGCACCATGGGCACCGGCATCGCCATCGCCGCGCTCGATGCCGGCCTTCCGGTGATCCTGCTCGAACGCGACGCCGGGGCGCTCGACACCGGGATGGCCCGACTGCGCGACCATTATGCCCGCCGGGTCGATGCCGGAAAGATGAGCGCCGAGGCGGCCGGGAAGCGGCTGGCCGCGCTCGACCCTGCCACCGACATGGGGGCGCTCGGCACCGCCGACCTGGTGATCGAGGCGGTGTTCGAGGACCTGCCGGTCAAGCAGGATCTGTTTCACCGGCTCGACGCCGTGCTGGCGCCCGGGGCGGTGCTGGCGTCGAACACGTCCTACCTCGACCTCGATGCCATCGCGGCGGCGACCGGCCGGCCCCAGGATGTGGTGGGCCTGCATTTCTTCAGTCCGGCCAACGTCATGCGCCTGCTGGAGGTGGTGCGCGGGACGAAAACCGCACCCGAGGTTCTGGCGACCGGCCTCGCGCTGGCCAAGCGGTTGGGCAAGCTGCCGGTGGTGGCGGGCAACGCCTTCGGCTTCATCGGCAACCGCATCTACGCCGCCTACCGCCGCCAGTGCGAATTCCTGATCGAGGAGGGCGCCCTGCCGGCCGGGATCGACGCGGCCCTGGAGCGGTTCGGCTTCGCCATGGGGCCGTTCGCCGTCGCCGATCTGTCGGGGCTGGACATCGCCTGGCGGATGCGTCGGCAGCAGGCGGCAACCCAAAGCCTGCTCGCTTGCCCGGCCGCCCGCTATGTCGAGATTCCCGACCGGCTGTGCGAGGCCGGGCGGCTCGGCCGCAAGACCGGCGCCGGCTACTACCGCTATCCGCCCGGTGCCAGGCGTGGCGAACCCGATCCGGAGGTGACCGCGTTGATCGAGGCGGCGTCGGCCGCCAAGGGCATCGTCCGCCGCGCCATTTCCGATGACGAGATCGTCATCCGCGTTCTGTTGACCATGGTCAACGAGGCCGCCTGCCTGCTGTCCGAGGGGGTTTCCGCCCGTGCATCGGACATCGACCTCGTGCTGGTCAACGGCTATGGCTTTCCGCCATGGGAGGGCGGGCCGCTGTTCTGGGCCGGCCGCCGCGACCCGGCCTGGCTCGGGGCCGAGCTGGCGAGGCTGGCGGAACTCAGCGGGCCGGGCTTCCGCTCCTGCGATACGGGCGTGCTGGCGACCGCCTGA
- a CDS encoding dihydroneopterin aldolase, which yields MSDHNAERAVTVQPGGAPLTYTILVRGFAAAVDMAGRSDRPQVRFDLTLTVTHPGPGFPDDIAAVMSYEDIVEDLRRLCAESGVPGPDYLTDRAADLCLSHAKVRRVQVDVTIPAPAPGGPAVGASLTRVRPGQE from the coding sequence TTGTCGGACCACAACGCAGAACGGGCCGTCACGGTCCAGCCGGGCGGCGCGCCGCTCACCTACACCATCCTGGTGCGCGGCTTCGCCGCCGCGGTGGACATGGCCGGCCGGTCCGACCGGCCGCAGGTCCGCTTCGACCTGACGCTGACCGTCACCCACCCCGGCCCCGGCTTCCCCGACGACATCGCCGCCGTCATGTCCTATGAGGACATCGTCGAGGACCTGCGCCGCCTGTGCGCCGAATCCGGGGTGCCCGGCCCGGACTATCTGACCGACCGCGCCGCCGACCTCTGCCTGTCCCACGCCAAGGTGCGCCGCGTCCAGGTGGACGTCACGATTCCCGCCCCCGCCCCGGGCGGTCCCGCCGTCGGGGCCAGCCTGACCCGTGTCCGTCCCGGGCAGGAGTAG
- a CDS encoding acyl-CoA dehydrogenase family protein gives MDFQLNQEQRAFADSVRRFARAELAADALKRAHSPAFPWDVAAKLSEMGLLGITMREEDGGVGGTLMDAVIAIQELALVCPKSADVVQAGNFGPIRTFAEYASAEQKERWLGDLLAGRKLLALGMSEPDAGSAVTDLKTSAREDGDHYVINGSKVFSTHSPEATLFLVYVRFAPGVGGIGSVLIERGTPGFTIGQPSAFMSGEEWCQLYFEDCRVPKANVLLGPGGFKKQIAGFNVERIGNASRALALGRHAFNLAKDHAETRVQFGRPLCEFQGLQWKFADMALKLEGAQLLLYRAATNADNGLPSAYETSIAKLACNLAGFEVANEALQIMGGTGYSQEALVEYCVKRTRGWMIAGGSIEILKNRIAEELFERRFDQRPPREGRS, from the coding sequence ATGGACTTTCAACTCAACCAGGAACAGCGCGCCTTCGCCGACTCCGTGCGCCGCTTCGCCCGCGCCGAGCTGGCCGCTGACGCACTGAAGCGCGCCCACTCCCCCGCCTTTCCCTGGGACGTGGCCGCGAAACTGTCGGAGATGGGCCTGCTGGGCATCACGATGCGCGAGGAGGATGGCGGCGTCGGCGGCACGCTGATGGATGCGGTGATCGCCATCCAGGAACTGGCGCTGGTCTGCCCCAAGAGTGCCGACGTCGTCCAGGCCGGCAATTTCGGGCCGATCCGCACCTTTGCCGAATATGCCAGTGCAGAGCAGAAGGAGCGCTGGCTGGGCGACCTGCTCGCCGGGCGCAAGCTGCTGGCGCTGGGCATGAGCGAACCGGACGCCGGATCGGCGGTCACCGACCTGAAGACCAGCGCCCGCGAGGATGGCGATCATTACGTCATCAACGGGTCGAAGGTCTTTTCCACCCACAGCCCGGAAGCGACGCTGTTCCTGGTCTATGTCCGCTTTGCCCCCGGCGTCGGCGGCATCGGCTCGGTGCTGATCGAGCGCGGGACGCCGGGCTTCACCATCGGCCAGCCCTCCGCCTTCATGAGCGGCGAGGAATGGTGCCAGCTCTATTTCGAGGACTGCCGGGTTCCCAAGGCGAACGTCCTGCTGGGGCCGGGCGGCTTCAAGAAACAGATTGCCGGCTTCAACGTGGAGCGCATCGGCAACGCCTCGCGGGCGCTGGCGCTGGGCCGGCATGCCTTCAACCTCGCCAAGGATCATGCGGAGACGCGGGTCCAGTTCGGCCGCCCGCTGTGCGAGTTCCAGGGCCTGCAATGGAAATTCGCGGACATGGCGCTGAAGCTGGAAGGCGCGCAGCTGCTGCTCTACCGTGCCGCGACCAATGCCGACAACGGCCTGCCGTCGGCCTATGAAACCTCGATCGCCAAGCTGGCCTGCAACCTTGCCGGCTTCGAGGTCGCCAATGAAGCCCTGCAGATCATGGGCGGCACCGGGTACAGCCAGGAAGCGCTGGTCGAATACTGCGTGAAGCGGACACGCGGCTGGATGATCGCCGGCGGCTCAATCGAAATTTTGAAGAACCGCATTGCCGAGGAACTGTTCGAGCGTCGCTTCGATCAGCGTCCACCGCGGGAGGGCCGGTCGTGA
- a CDS encoding alpha/beta fold hydrolase produces the protein MRATIESITGRYMRLDHKGREHRIYFEEAGQGIPLVCLHTAGSDGRQFRGILNDPRITRDFRVIAFDLPWHGKSSPPAGWQGGDYQLTSADYTDIILTVCRALDLDRPVAMGCSIGGRIALHLAMEHAGEFRAIIGLQSSAHVHPYYDTTWLHHPDVNGGEVCAAIAAGLVGPNAPDAHRWETVWHYMQGGPGIFKGDLYFYKVDGDIRHRLGEIDTSRCPLYLLTGEYDYSCSPADTLETAACIPGATVSIMPGLGHFPMSEDPEGFIAHLLPVLSEIVHR, from the coding sequence ATGCGTGCGACGATCGAATCCATCACCGGGCGTTACATGCGGCTGGATCACAAGGGCCGCGAGCACCGGATCTATTTCGAGGAGGCGGGGCAGGGCATACCGCTGGTCTGCCTGCACACCGCCGGATCGGACGGCCGCCAGTTCCGCGGCATCCTGAACGATCCGCGCATCACCCGCGATTTCCGCGTCATCGCCTTCGACCTGCCCTGGCACGGCAAATCCTCGCCGCCCGCCGGCTGGCAGGGCGGCGACTACCAGCTGACCAGCGCCGATTACACCGACATCATCCTGACGGTCTGCCGGGCGCTGGACCTTGACCGCCCGGTGGCGATGGGCTGTTCCATCGGCGGACGCATCGCGCTGCATCTGGCGATGGAGCATGCCGGGGAGTTCCGCGCCATCATCGGGCTGCAATCCTCCGCCCACGTCCATCCCTATTACGATACGACCTGGCTGCATCACCCGGACGTGAATGGCGGGGAGGTCTGTGCCGCCATCGCCGCCGGGCTGGTCGGGCCGAATGCCCCCGACGCCCACCGCTGGGAGACGGTCTGGCACTACATGCAGGGCGGTCCGGGCATCTTCAAGGGCGACCTCTATTTCTACAAGGTGGACGGCGACATCCGCCACCGGTTGGGCGAGATCGACACCAGCCGCTGCCCGCTCTATCTGCTGACCGGCGAATACGACTATTCCTGCTCTCCGGCCGACACGCTGGAGACCGCCGCCTGCATTCCCGGCGCCACCGTATCGATCATGCCGGGGCTGGGCCATTTCCCGATGAGCGAGGATCCGGAGGGCTTCATCGCCCATCTGCTGCCGGTCCTGAGCGAGATCGTCCACCGCTGA
- a CDS encoding NAD-dependent succinate-semialdehyde dehydrogenase has protein sequence MTNAAYPDLHLWIGGRRIEAGGRTTEAVIDPATGTTLGLLPHATTGDVDAAVAAAADGFKVWRRTSAIERSALLRRTADLMRAEAGGLAALITLELGKPLPEAAREVETAAGMFDWAAEECRRSYGRIIPSRTPGHRLMALREPVGPVAAFSGWNAPAITPARKIAGALGAGCSIIIKPSEGTPAAALFIAHMLAEAGLPAGVANMLFGNPGMVADRLMEADAIRMVSFTGSIPVGKHLAALATRTMKRGVFELGGHAPVLVFPDVDVEAVARGAAAAKFRSSGQICTSPTRFFVHETIHDRFAAAFAEAASAIRVGDPFDPATQMGPVQNARRLEAIDALVEDARRNGATVMAGGARIDRPGFFYRPTVLAGVTPSCRAANEEPFGPLALVASFRDAEEAVALANRLSLGLASYVFTRDLALADRLSAEIECGNVVVNHWLVSYPETPFGGVKDSGIGLEGGSEGFQAFEQVKFVSLAPH, from the coding sequence ATGACGAACGCCGCTTATCCCGACCTTCACCTGTGGATCGGTGGACGCCGGATCGAGGCCGGGGGCCGGACCACCGAAGCGGTGATCGACCCGGCGACCGGCACGACGCTGGGCCTGCTGCCCCACGCCACCACCGGAGATGTCGATGCGGCGGTGGCGGCGGCGGCGGACGGGTTCAAGGTGTGGCGGCGGACCAGCGCGATCGAACGATCAGCGCTGTTGCGCCGCACGGCCGACCTGATGCGGGCGGAGGCTGGCGGGCTCGCCGCCCTGATCACGCTGGAATTGGGCAAGCCGCTCCCCGAAGCCGCGCGCGAGGTGGAGACGGCGGCCGGCATGTTCGACTGGGCGGCGGAGGAATGCCGCCGCTCCTATGGCCGCATCATTCCATCCCGCACCCCCGGCCACCGGCTGATGGCATTGCGCGAGCCGGTCGGACCGGTGGCGGCCTTCAGCGGCTGGAACGCCCCGGCGATCACGCCGGCGCGCAAAATCGCGGGCGCGCTGGGTGCGGGCTGTTCCATCATCATCAAACCGTCCGAGGGGACGCCGGCGGCGGCGCTCTTCATCGCCCACATGCTGGCCGAAGCAGGATTGCCGGCCGGTGTCGCGAACATGCTGTTCGGCAATCCCGGCATGGTGGCGGACCGGCTGATGGAGGCCGACGCCATCCGCATGGTGTCCTTCACCGGCTCGATTCCCGTCGGCAAGCATCTGGCCGCCCTGGCGACGCGGACGATGAAAAGAGGGGTATTCGAACTGGGCGGCCATGCCCCGGTGCTGGTTTTCCCCGACGTGGATGTCGAGGCGGTGGCCCGCGGTGCCGCCGCCGCGAAGTTCCGCAGTTCAGGGCAGATTTGCACGTCGCCGACCCGTTTCTTTGTGCATGAGACGATCCATGACCGTTTCGCCGCCGCCTTCGCCGAGGCCGCGTCGGCGATTCGTGTCGGCGATCCCTTCGATCCGGCAACGCAGATGGGGCCGGTGCAAAATGCCCGGCGGCTGGAGGCCATCGATGCACTGGTTGAGGATGCCCGTCGCAACGGTGCCACCGTGATGGCCGGCGGCGCCCGCATCGACAGGCCGGGCTTCTTCTATCGGCCGACGGTGCTGGCCGGCGTCACGCCTTCCTGCCGGGCCGCGAACGAGGAACCGTTCGGGCCGCTGGCGCTGGTCGCCTCATTCCGTGACGCGGAGGAGGCTGTGGCGTTGGCGAACCGCCTGTCGCTTGGGCTGGCATCCTATGTCTTCACCCGCGATCTCGCCCTGGCCGACCGGCTTTCGGCGGAGATCGAGTGCGGCAACGTCGTGGTGAACCACTGGCTGGTATCCTATCCCGAGACACCTTTCGGAGGCGTCAAGGACAGCGGCATCGGTCTGGAGGGTGGAAGCGAGGGATTCCAGGCATTCGAGCAGGTGAAGTTCGTCAGTCTGGCCCCCCATTGA
- the gcvA gene encoding transcriptional regulator GcvA, which translates to MRPIPPLNPLHVFECAARHGSFTKAAEELGVTQPAVSRQVALLEDYLGVRLFHRETRGLTLTGEGKRYASQIAPAFRCIAEATDELVSARAAAPLKLQVYATFMAKWLMRRLPQLQTNHPDLRLRTRTAVTPVDFARDNVDAAIQLGTGDWQGMDSVFLFADEILPVCSPALLAGGPPVKTSADLLRYPLLHSHYRRRDWPDWLEAAGAAMADTQEPLMFPSSLLTYQAALDGLGIAMGQPAMLETELRSGSLVCPIDRPLRRDLGYYFVVPPNHQDRARIAKVRNWLLEQVAAG; encoded by the coding sequence GTGCGTCCGATCCCCCCGCTCAACCCGCTCCACGTCTTCGAATGCGCGGCCCGGCACGGCAGCTTCACCAAGGCGGCGGAAGAGCTGGGCGTCACCCAGCCGGCGGTTAGCCGGCAGGTCGCCTTGCTGGAGGATTACCTGGGGGTCCGGCTGTTCCACCGCGAAACCCGCGGCCTGACCCTGACCGGCGAGGGCAAGCGGTATGCATCGCAGATCGCTCCCGCCTTCCGCTGCATCGCGGAGGCGACGGACGAACTGGTGTCCGCCCGTGCCGCCGCTCCCCTGAAGCTGCAGGTCTATGCGACCTTCATGGCGAAATGGCTGATGCGGCGCTTGCCGCAGCTGCAGACCAACCACCCCGATCTGCGGTTGCGCACCCGAACCGCGGTGACGCCGGTCGACTTCGCCCGCGACAATGTCGACGCGGCGATCCAGCTTGGCACCGGCGATTGGCAGGGCATGGACTCGGTTTTCCTGTTCGCCGACGAAATCCTGCCGGTGTGCAGTCCCGCCCTTCTGGCAGGCGGACCGCCGGTGAAAACTTCGGCCGATCTGCTGCGCTACCCGTTGCTGCACTCCCATTACCGGCGGCGGGACTGGCCCGACTGGCTGGAAGCCGCCGGCGCGGCGATGGCGGACACGCAGGAACCGCTGATGTTCCCCAGTTCGTTGCTGACCTACCAGGCCGCCCTGGACGGGCTTGGCATCGCCATGGGCCAACCCGCCATGCTGGAGACGGAATTGCGCAGCGGCAGTCTGGTCTGCCCGATCGACCGGCCGCTGCGCCGCGATCTCGGCTATTACTTCGTGGTGCCGCCCAACCACCAGGACCGCGCCCGCATCGCGAAGGTGCGCAACTGGCTGCTGGAGCAGGTAGCGGCCGGGTGA
- a CDS encoding acetate--CoA ligase family protein, with amino-acid sequence MVKGCTGFALAEALLRPRSVALVGVSDDIAKTAARPLRFLRRAGYGGEVYSVNPTRATVQGEPAFASLSALPERPDHAFILTGTDAAIAALEECGRLGVPVATILAGGFSEAGGAGVERERRLAEIGRSYGVRVLGPSSIGVVNVHERLVLTANAAFAEPDLPEGGVFVASHSGSLIGALLSRGKARGVGFAGLVSVGGEVDLSVGEICEATLDDPKIGGYLLFLESMRNADALRRFALAAAARGKPVAAYKLGRSAEAAELAVSHTGALAGEDDVADTFLRDCGIARVESFDGLLEVMPLLNRMPPRMRSKTGRQPAVGVVTTTGGGAAMAIDQLAIRGVRVAAPSAETVRRLAEAGIAAGEGRLVDLTLAGTRYDVMKAALGVMQTAPEFDLVLATVGSSARFQPDLAVAPVIDSAREHDKPLAAFIVPEAPEALLRLNAAGVPCFRAPESCGDVIAAALNRRAPRPELATPSPSPHPGAGRTIDEAEAYRLFARVGVPHAPVAVLTVGEPVPELPFAYPVVAKVLHPDIAHKTDLGGVVLNIADADALSAAMAAIRGRVEAARPEVGVRNILVQPMTRGVGEVLVGLRRDPQVGPVVMLAAGGVLTEIFRDRALRLAPVDRDTALEMIGEVKALQALAGYRGRTEGDLGAVADALVAVSRLALLDDVTVLEAEINPLMVMADGQGALAVDALVQLATADATAQSQENDTENRSGRNR; translated from the coding sequence ATGGTCAAGGGCTGCACCGGCTTCGCTCTGGCCGAGGCGCTGCTGCGGCCGCGGTCGGTGGCGCTGGTCGGGGTGTCGGACGACATCGCGAAGACCGCCGCCCGTCCGCTGCGCTTCCTGCGCCGTGCCGGCTATGGCGGCGAGGTCTACAGCGTCAATCCCACCCGCGCCACCGTGCAGGGTGAGCCGGCCTTCGCGTCGCTGTCGGCCCTGCCGGAACGGCCGGACCATGCCTTCATCCTGACCGGCACCGACGCGGCCATCGCCGCGCTGGAGGAGTGCGGGCGTCTGGGCGTTCCGGTCGCGACCATCCTGGCCGGCGGCTTTTCCGAGGCGGGCGGTGCCGGCGTCGAGCGCGAACGGCGGTTGGCGGAGATCGGGCGGTCCTACGGCGTGCGTGTGCTCGGCCCGTCCAGCATCGGTGTCGTCAACGTGCATGAGCGTCTGGTGCTGACCGCCAACGCCGCCTTTGCCGAACCCGACCTGCCGGAAGGCGGGGTGTTCGTCGCCTCGCACAGCGGAAGCCTGATCGGTGCCCTGTTGTCGCGGGGCAAGGCGCGCGGCGTGGGCTTCGCCGGGCTGGTGTCGGTCGGCGGCGAGGTGGATCTGTCGGTCGGCGAAATCTGCGAGGCGACGCTCGACGATCCGAAGATCGGCGGCTATCTGCTGTTCCTTGAATCGATGCGCAACGCCGACGCCCTGCGTCGCTTCGCGCTGGCGGCGGCGGCGCGCGGCAAGCCGGTGGCGGCCTACAAGCTGGGCCGCTCGGCGGAGGCGGCGGAGCTGGCGGTTTCCCACACCGGCGCGCTGGCCGGGGAGGACGACGTCGCCGACACCTTCCTGCGGGACTGCGGGATCGCCCGGGTGGAATCCTTCGACGGGCTGCTCGAGGTCATGCCGCTGCTCAACCGCATGCCACCCCGGATGCGGTCGAAGACCGGACGGCAACCCGCCGTCGGCGTCGTCACCACCACCGGCGGCGGTGCTGCCATGGCCATCGACCAGCTCGCCATCCGCGGCGTGCGGGTCGCCGCCCCGAGCGCGGAAACCGTGCGTCGTCTCGCCGAGGCCGGGATCGCGGCCGGGGAGGGGCGCTTGGTCGACCTGACGCTGGCCGGCACCCGCTACGACGTGATGAAGGCCGCGCTGGGGGTGATGCAGACCGCGCCGGAATTCGATCTCGTCCTGGCGACCGTCGGATCCTCCGCCCGTTTCCAGCCCGATCTGGCGGTGGCGCCGGTGATCGACAGCGCGCGCGAGCATGACAAGCCGTTGGCCGCCTTCATCGTGCCGGAGGCTCCGGAAGCGCTGCTGCGCCTGAACGCCGCCGGGGTTCCCTGTTTCCGCGCGCCGGAATCCTGCGGCGACGTGATCGCCGCCGCGCTCAACCGCCGGGCCCCGCGTCCCGAACTGGCGACGCCATCGCCGTCTCCTCATCCGGGAGCCGGGCGGACCATCGACGAGGCCGAGGCCTACCGTCTGTTTGCCCGCGTCGGCGTTCCCCATGCGCCGGTCGCGGTGCTGACGGTCGGCGAGCCGGTGCCGGAGCTTCCCTTCGCCTACCCGGTGGTCGCCAAGGTTCTGCATCCCGACATCGCCCACAAGACCGACCTGGGCGGCGTGGTGCTGAACATCGCCGACGCCGATGCGCTGTCCGCCGCCATGGCGGCGATCCGCGGCCGGGTCGAGGCCGCAAGGCCGGAGGTGGGCGTGCGGAACATCCTGGTCCAGCCGATGACTCGCGGCGTGGGCGAGGTGCTGGTCGGCCTGCGCCGCGACCCCCAGGTCGGGCCGGTGGTGATGCTGGCCGCCGGCGGGGTGCTGACCGAGATCTTCCGCGACCGTGCCCTGCGGCTGGCGCCGGTGGACCGCGATACCGCGCTGGAGATGATCGGCGAGGTGAAGGCGCTCCAGGCCCTGGCCGGCTATCGCGGCCGGACGGAGGGCGACCTCGGCGCCGTCGCCGACGCGCTGGTCGCCGTCTCCCGTCTTGCCCTGCTGGACGACGTGACCGTGCTGGAGGCGGAGATCAATCCGCTGATGGTGATGGCCGACGGGCAGGGGGCGCTGGCGGTCGATGCGCTGGTCCAACTCGCAACGGCGGACGCAACCGCCCAGTCCCAAGAAAACGATACCGAAAACCGTTCCGGGAGGAACCGATGA
- a CDS encoding ABC transporter substrate-binding protein translates to MRAITVRASGLRALTATSTATAIAALIIGLAGGAAAEISGKTVKIGVLTDMSGPYSDNVGAGAVLAAQMAAEDFGGKVNGAAIEIVSADHQNKADIGSGIARRWYDVEGVDAITEVVSSAVALSVQGISRDKNRMFLATGPGTPELTGKACSPVGVHWAYDNYALPTVATTALVKRGLKDWYFLTADYSFGHALEGEATRVVKANGGTVVGAVRAPLNTADFSSYLLQAQSSPATVIGLANAGADMINAVKQAGEFGITAGGKTMAALLVNLPDIHALGLESAQGLTFAESFYWDMNDETRAWSKRFMDRFNGRAPGGLQAAVYGAVTHYLKAIQAIDSDDATKLAEQMRKMPINDFYTRNGSIRPDGRVIRDMYLMQVKKPSESKGPWDYYKVLETVPGDKAFRPMDQGGCPLVAK, encoded by the coding sequence ATGCGTGCCATCACTGTTCGGGCGTCCGGCCTGCGGGCGCTGACAGCTACCTCCACTGCCACCGCCATCGCCGCGCTGATCATCGGTCTGGCCGGTGGAGCCGCCGCCGAGATTTCCGGCAAGACGGTGAAGATCGGCGTACTGACCGACATGTCCGGTCCCTATTCCGACAATGTCGGCGCCGGCGCCGTGCTGGCGGCCCAGATGGCGGCGGAGGATTTCGGCGGCAAGGTCAACGGCGCGGCGATCGAGATCGTCTCGGCCGACCATCAGAACAAGGCCGACATCGGCTCCGGCATCGCCCGGCGCTGGTATGACGTCGAGGGCGTCGATGCGATCACCGAGGTGGTGTCGTCCGCCGTGGCGCTCTCCGTCCAGGGCATCTCGCGCGACAAGAACCGCATGTTCCTGGCAACCGGCCCGGGGACGCCGGAACTGACCGGCAAGGCCTGCTCGCCCGTCGGCGTGCATTGGGCCTACGACAACTACGCCCTGCCGACCGTCGCCACCACTGCGCTGGTCAAGCGCGGCCTGAAGGACTGGTATTTCCTGACCGCCGACTACAGCTTCGGCCATGCGCTGGAAGGCGAGGCGACCCGCGTGGTCAAGGCCAACGGCGGCACCGTCGTCGGGGCGGTGCGGGCGCCGCTCAACACCGCGGACTTCTCGTCCTACCTGCTGCAGGCGCAGTCCTCGCCGGCCACCGTGATCGGTCTGGCGAATGCCGGGGCCGACATGATCAATGCGGTCAAACAGGCGGGCGAATTCGGCATCACCGCCGGCGGCAAGACGATGGCGGCGCTGCTGGTCAACCTGCCCGACATCCATGCCCTGGGGCTGGAGAGCGCGCAGGGTCTGACCTTCGCCGAAAGCTTCTATTGGGACATGAACGACGAGACGCGGGCCTGGAGCAAGCGCTTCATGGACCGTTTCAACGGCCGGGCGCCCGGCGGCCTGCAGGCGGCGGTCTATGGCGCCGTGACCCACTATCTGAAGGCGATCCAGGCGATCGACAGCGATGACGCCACCAAGCTGGCCGAACAGATGCGCAAGATGCCGATCAACGACTTCTACACCAGGAACGGCTCAATCCGTCCCGATGGCCGGGTGATCCGCGACATGTATCTGATGCAGGTGAAGAAGCCGTCGGAGTCCAAGGGGCCGTGGGATTATTACAAGGTCCTGGAGACGGTGCCCGGCGACAAGGCCTTCCGCCCGATGGACCAGGGCGGTTGCCCCCTGGTGGCGAAGTGA